The following coding sequences lie in one Loxodonta africana isolate mLoxAfr1 chromosome X, mLoxAfr1.hap2, whole genome shotgun sequence genomic window:
- the TCEAL7 gene encoding transcription elongation factor A protein-like 7 — protein MQKPCKENEGKPKCSVPKREEERPYGEFERQQTEGNFRQRLLQSLEEFKEDIDYRHFKDEEMTREGDEMERCLEEIRGLRKKFRALHFNHRHARDHPYPI, from the coding sequence ATGCAAAAACCCtgcaaagaaaatgaaggaaagccCAAGTGCAGCGTGCCAAAGAGAGAGGAAGAACGCCCTTATGGAGAATTTGAACGCCAGCAAACTGAAGGGAATTTCAGGCAAAGGCTGCTTCAGTCTCTCGAGGAATTTAAAGAGGACATAGATTATAGGCATTTTAAGGATGAAGAAATGACAAGAGAAGGAGATGAGATGGAAAGGTGTTTGGAAGAGATAAGGGGTCTCAGAAAGAAATTTAGAGCTCTGCATTTTAACCATAGGCATGCTCGGGACCATCCTTATCCCATTTAA